The Marispirochaeta aestuarii genome contains the following window.
ACCCTCACTCCCAAAATAGTAAAGGAGCTGACTAAGATTCTTCTTAGACAGCCCCTTTTACGTCAGCGAGCGAAGGGAATCCTCTCCGGTCGTCGTCATCGTGACGACTCCCTTCGAGCCGCCGCGTTCGCTGGCGCGCGGCATCGTGCCGCGCTTCCGGGCCTGTGCGGCCCGCGCTCACTTGTTTCGATTCCCTTCTCTATATAGTAAAAAGCCTCCCTGCCGGGAGGCTTTTTACGTCAGCGAGCGAAGGGAATCGAACCCTCGTCACAAGCTTGGGAAGCTTGGGTAATACCATTATACGACGCTCGCATTTACATGTGCAGTATACTTATCCGTGTTGTACTTGGTCAAGACAGATTCTGCCTGATAAGCACTTGCCTTGATCAAGCAGACATGTTTCTGCTACACATGAAGCGCGGACGTTTCCGCTGGAAGGTATGTATGCCGGAAAAAAAGACTATTATAGAAAACAAAGGTAAAAAGATTGTCTCTTCCGGACTGGTACGACGGGGATTCCTGGTCGGCGTTTCAGCCAATATTCTTGGTCAGGGATATGTCCTCGAATCAGGTGAAACCCTGATCGGCAGGGATTCTTCCTGCAGGATTCGTATTAACGACAAACAGATCAGCGGAATCCATTGCCGGATCAACTCGTCATCCCAGGGTATAATCATCGAGGATCTGGACTCGTCCAACGGCACCTATCTTAATCGTAAAAAGATCAAAAAGCCCATGCCAATCAACTACGGTGACAGAATAGTGATCGGGGAATCGATCCTTCGCTTTCTGTTTGAAGAGGAACTTTGAATTCCTCCATTTTCTGACTCAACCGAATACGCTGCGAAGCCACTTATACAGCGCCTCTTCTTCCAGAGGTTTTGAGAAAAACCATCCCTGGGCCTCATCGCAGCCCAGGTCCCGCAGGGCACGGTACTGGTCCCCTGTTTCAACACCTTCGGCAGTAACCATCATCCCGAGATTTCTGCCAAGACCGAGAATAATGCGGGCGATACTGTCGTCCTGCTCCATTTCCAGGATAAAACTCCTGTCTATCTTGAGCCTGCCCGCGGGAATATACTTGAGAATGCTCAAGGATGAGAAACCTGTTCCGAAATCATCTATGGCAATATTTACCCCGATCTCCCTGATCTTCAGCAGCAGATCCCGTGTTTTTTTGGGATCATCGGCCGCTATGGATTCGGTTATCTCCAGCTCAATCTTATCCGGAGGTACATTGTAATCCTGAAGAATCCGTTCAAGAACCTGGACGAAGTCTGCTTCCTGCAGCTGGAGCTGAGAAACGTTTATGGACATAACCAGCGAGGTGTATCCCTGTTCGCGAAGCCGGGACAGCTGCCAGCAGGCACTCCTGAGAACATGGTTCCCGATAATGACCATCAATCCTGACTGTTCCGCCAGGGGAATAAAGTAATCCGGAGAAATATAATCTCCCTCCTCGTTCTGCCATCGCAGAAGGGCCTCAAGACCGTCCGGTTTTCCCGTATCAAGACTGATTTTCGGCTGGTAGACCAGAAAGAATTTCTGAGCCTCTATGGCGCTGCGGATTCCCCGCAGCAGCCGGATCCTGTCCCGCATGATACCGCCCATTTCATCTGAGAAATAGACAGCCGACCCGCGTTTGGTGTGCTTTGCCGGTTTAAGGGCAAGATTGGCGTTTTTCAGCACCTCCGGATCCGCTGGCTTTCCCCTTTCCAGAGCCACAAGACCGATGGTGGCAGAAAGTCTCAGTTCGTTCCCCTGAATGGGAAAAGGGTTGTCAAAAAGGGCGAGCAGTTTGACGGCATTGACCTCCGAGGCAGGTCCCAGCAAACCGAAAGTGTCGCTGTTTATCCTTGATATAACGCTTTCATTCAGATTATTCCGAAGAGTACGGTAGACCTCCTTCAGGACTGCGTCACCAAACTCATGCCCCAGGGTATCGTTTATTGATGAGAAGTCGTCGATATCAATGACGGCGAAGCATCGGTCTCCGCTGATTACAGGGGATTCTGTAATGAGCTCCAGCATCTTGTTGAGATTCGGAATACGCAGCAATGGATCGAGATACGCCTGGTCCCGCAGACGTTCGTACAGTACAACATTGTCAAAGCCCACGGCCATATTGGAACCAAAGACCTCCAGCAGGTGTCTGTTATTCTCTTCAATACGCTCACCCGTCTCCACGAAGGCTACGAGCTCACCCCCATTTTCTGTGGAAAAATAGAGAGCCAGTCCCTCGTCGTACAAATTACACCTCTCTCAGACAGCGTTCTATCGCCCCCCTGATGGCCTGATTGTCAAGATTCGTCAACGGCTGCTCGATAAGGCTGCTGTAACGGCCGGCTGCGGCTATTATGCGGGGAGACCCCTTATCTTCCGGCCCTCCCGTCTGGGCACAGATGAGCCCCTCGGGTTCGATGTTCAACAGAGCGCAGAGCTGTTCCACAACCCCGGCGGCAAAAAGTTCGAGCCCCCGTTTCTGATTGAGTTCCGTACTTGCCTT
Protein-coding sequences here:
- a CDS encoding FHA domain-containing protein — encoded protein: MPEKKTIIENKGKKIVSSGLVRRGFLVGVSANILGQGYVLESGETLIGRDSSCRIRINDKQISGIHCRINSSSQGIIIEDLDSSNGTYLNRKKIKKPMPINYGDRIVIGESILRFLFEEEL
- a CDS encoding putative bifunctional diguanylate cyclase/phosphodiesterase; amino-acid sequence: MAVGFDNVVLYERLRDQAYLDPLLRIPNLNKMLELITESPVISGDRCFAVIDIDDFSSINDTLGHEFGDAVLKEVYRTLRNNLNESVISRINSDTFGLLGPASEVNAVKLLALFDNPFPIQGNELRLSATIGLVALERGKPADPEVLKNANLALKPAKHTKRGSAVYFSDEMGGIMRDRIRLLRGIRSAIEAQKFFLVYQPKISLDTGKPDGLEALLRWQNEEGDYISPDYFIPLAEQSGLMVIIGNHVLRSACWQLSRLREQGYTSLVMSINVSQLQLQEADFVQVLERILQDYNVPPDKIELEITESIAADDPKKTRDLLLKIREIGVNIAIDDFGTGFSSLSILKYIPAGRLKIDRSFILEMEQDDSIARIILGLGRNLGMMVTAEGVETGDQYRALRDLGCDEAQGWFFSKPLEEEALYKWLRSVFG